A stretch of the Macaca mulatta isolate MMU2019108-1 chromosome 14, T2T-MMU8v2.0, whole genome shotgun sequence genome encodes the following:
- the ARRB1 gene encoding beta-arrestin-1 isoform X6, whose translation MGDKGTRVFKKASPNGKLTVYLGKRDFVDHIDLVDPVDGVVLVDPEYLKERRVYVTLTCAFRYGREDLDVLGLTFRKDLFVANVQSFPPAPEDKKPLTRLQERLIKKLGEHAYPFTFEIPPNLPCSVTLQPGPEDTGKACGVDYEVKAFCAENLEEKIHKRNSVRLVIRKVQYAPERPGPQPTAETTRQFLMSDKPLHLEASLDKEIYYHGEPISVNVHVTNNTNKTVKKIKISVRQYADICLFNTAQYKCPVAMEEADDTVAPSSTFCKVYTLTPFLANNREKRGLALDGKLKHEDTNLASSTLLREGANREILGIIVSYKVKVKLVVSRGGDVAVELPFTLMHPKPKEEPLHREVPENQTPVDTNLIELDTNDDDIVFEDFARQRLKGMKDDKEEEENGTGSPQLNNR comes from the exons AGTGTTCAAGAAGGCCAGTCCGAATGGAAAG CTCACCGTCTACCTGGGAAAGCGGGACTTTGTGGACCACATCGACCTCGTGGACCCTGTGG ATGGTGTGGTCCTGGTGGATCCTGAGTATCTCAAAGAGAGGAGAG TCTATGTGACGCTGACCTGCGCCTTCCGCTATGGCCGGGAGGACCTGGATGTCCTGGGCCTGACCTTTCGCAAGGACTTGTTTGTGGCCAACGTGCAGTCCTTCCCACCAGCCCCCGAGGACAAGAAGCCCCTGACGCGGCTGCAGGAGCGCCTCATCAAGAAGTTGGGCGAGCACGCCTACCCTTTCACCTTTGAG ATCCCTCCAAACCTTCCATGCTCTGTGACACTGCAGCCGGGGCCCGAAGACACAGGGAAG GCTTGCGGTGTGGACTATGAAGTCAAAGCCTTCTGTGCGGAGAATTTGGAGGAGAAGATCCACAAGCG GAATTCTGTGCGTCTGGTCATCCGGAAGGTTCAATATGCCCCAGAGAGGCCTGGCCCCCAGCCCACAGCCGAGACCACCAGGCAGTTCCTCATGTCGGACAAGCCCTTGCACCTAGAGGCCTCCCTGGATAAGGAG ATCTATTACCATGGAGAACCCATCAGTGTCAACGTCCACGTCACCAACAACACCAACAAGACGGTGAAGAAGATCAAGATCTCAG TGCGCCAGTATGCAGACATCTGCCTTTTCAACACAGCTCAGTACAAGTGCCCTGTTGCCATGGAAGAGGCTGA TGACACTGTGGCACCCAGCTCGACGTTCTGCAAGGTCTACACACTGACCCCCTTCCTAGCCAATAACCGAGAGAAGCGAGGCCTCGCCTTGGACGGGAAGCTCAAGCATGAAGACACGAACTTGGCCTCTAGCACCCT GTTGAGGGAAGGCGCCAACCGTGAGATCCTGGGGATCATTGTTTCCTACAAAGTGAAAGTAAAGCTGGTGGTGTCTCGGGGCGG TGATGTGGCTGTGGAACTGCCTTTCACCCTAATGCACCCCAAGCCCAAAGAGGAACCCCTGCATCGGGAAG TTCCAGAGAACCAGACGCCAGTAGATACCAATCTCATAGAACTTGACACAAA TGATGACGACATTGTATTTGAGGACTTTGCCCGCCAGAGACTGAAAGGCATGAAGGATgacaaggaggaagaggagaatggTACCGGCTCTCCACAGCTCAACAACAGATAG
- the ARRB1 gene encoding beta-arrestin-1 isoform X13, which yields MSDKPLHLEASLDKEIYYHGEPISVNVHVTNNTNKTVKKIKISVRQYADICLFNTAQYKCPVAMEEADDTVAPSSTFCKVYTLTPFLANNREKRGLALDGKLKHEDTNLASSTLLREGANREILGIIVSYKVKVKLVVSRGGDVAVELPFTLMHPKPKEEPLHREVPENQTPVDTNLIELDTNDDDIVFEDFARQRLKGMKDDKEEEENGTGSPQLNNR from the exons ATGTCGGACAAGCCCTTGCACCTAGAGGCCTCCCTGGATAAGGAG ATCTATTACCATGGAGAACCCATCAGTGTCAACGTCCACGTCACCAACAACACCAACAAGACGGTGAAGAAGATCAAGATCTCAG TGCGCCAGTATGCAGACATCTGCCTTTTCAACACAGCTCAGTACAAGTGCCCTGTTGCCATGGAAGAGGCTGA TGACACTGTGGCACCCAGCTCGACGTTCTGCAAGGTCTACACACTGACCCCCTTCCTAGCCAATAACCGAGAGAAGCGAGGCCTCGCCTTGGACGGGAAGCTCAAGCATGAAGACACGAACTTGGCCTCTAGCACCCT GTTGAGGGAAGGCGCCAACCGTGAGATCCTGGGGATCATTGTTTCCTACAAAGTGAAAGTAAAGCTGGTGGTGTCTCGGGGCGG TGATGTGGCTGTGGAACTGCCTTTCACCCTAATGCACCCCAAGCCCAAAGAGGAACCCCTGCATCGGGAAG TTCCAGAGAACCAGACGCCAGTAGATACCAATCTCATAGAACTTGACACAAA TGATGACGACATTGTATTTGAGGACTTTGCCCGCCAGAGACTGAAAGGCATGAAGGATgacaaggaggaagaggagaatggTACCGGCTCTCCACAGCTCAACAACAGATAG
- the ARRB1 gene encoding beta-arrestin-1 isoform X10 yields the protein MPLPPPAPPQCSLLPTVYVTLTCAFRYGREDLDVLGLTFRKDLFVANVQSFPPAPEDKKPLTRLQERLIKKLGEHAYPFTFEIPPNLPCSVTLQPGPEDTGKACGVDYEVKAFCAENLEEKIHKRNSVRLVIRKVQYAPERPGPQPTAETTRQFLMSDKPLHLEASLDKEIYYHGEPISVNVHVTNNTNKTVKKIKISVRQYADICLFNTAQYKCPVAMEEADDTVAPSSTFCKVYTLTPFLANNREKRGLALDGKLKHEDTNLASSTLLREGANREILGIIVSYKVKVKLVVSRGGDVAVELPFTLMHPKPKEEPLHREVPENQTPVDTNLIELDTNDDDIVFEDFARQRLKGMKDDKEEEENGTGSPQLNNR from the exons ATGCCCTTGCCTCCTCCA GCCCCTCCTCAGTGCTCCTTGCTCCCCACAGTCTATGTGACGCTGACCTGCGCCTTCCGCTATGGCCGGGAGGACCTGGATGTCCTGGGCCTGACCTTTCGCAAGGACTTGTTTGTGGCCAACGTGCAGTCCTTCCCACCAGCCCCCGAGGACAAGAAGCCCCTGACGCGGCTGCAGGAGCGCCTCATCAAGAAGTTGGGCGAGCACGCCTACCCTTTCACCTTTGAG ATCCCTCCAAACCTTCCATGCTCTGTGACACTGCAGCCGGGGCCCGAAGACACAGGGAAG GCTTGCGGTGTGGACTATGAAGTCAAAGCCTTCTGTGCGGAGAATTTGGAGGAGAAGATCCACAAGCG GAATTCTGTGCGTCTGGTCATCCGGAAGGTTCAATATGCCCCAGAGAGGCCTGGCCCCCAGCCCACAGCCGAGACCACCAGGCAGTTCCTCATGTCGGACAAGCCCTTGCACCTAGAGGCCTCCCTGGATAAGGAG ATCTATTACCATGGAGAACCCATCAGTGTCAACGTCCACGTCACCAACAACACCAACAAGACGGTGAAGAAGATCAAGATCTCAG TGCGCCAGTATGCAGACATCTGCCTTTTCAACACAGCTCAGTACAAGTGCCCTGTTGCCATGGAAGAGGCTGA TGACACTGTGGCACCCAGCTCGACGTTCTGCAAGGTCTACACACTGACCCCCTTCCTAGCCAATAACCGAGAGAAGCGAGGCCTCGCCTTGGACGGGAAGCTCAAGCATGAAGACACGAACTTGGCCTCTAGCACCCT GTTGAGGGAAGGCGCCAACCGTGAGATCCTGGGGATCATTGTTTCCTACAAAGTGAAAGTAAAGCTGGTGGTGTCTCGGGGCGG TGATGTGGCTGTGGAACTGCCTTTCACCCTAATGCACCCCAAGCCCAAAGAGGAACCCCTGCATCGGGAAG TTCCAGAGAACCAGACGCCAGTAGATACCAATCTCATAGAACTTGACACAAA TGATGACGACATTGTATTTGAGGACTTTGCCCGCCAGAGACTGAAAGGCATGAAGGATgacaaggaggaagaggagaatggTACCGGCTCTCCACAGCTCAACAACAGATAG
- the ARRB1 gene encoding beta-arrestin-1 isoform X8 yields the protein MGDKGTRVFKKASPNGKLTVYLGKRDFVDHIDLVDPVVYVTLTCAFRYGREDLDVLGLTFRKDLFVANVQSFPPAPEDKKPLTRLQERLIKKLGEHAYPFTFEIPPNLPCSVTLQPGPEDTGKACGVDYEVKAFCAENLEEKIHKRNSVRLVIRKVQYAPERPGPQPTAETTRQFLMSDKPLHLEASLDKEIYYHGEPISVNVHVTNNTNKTVKKIKISVRQYADICLFNTAQYKCPVAMEEADDTVAPSSTFCKVYTLTPFLANNREKRGLALDGKLKHEDTNLASSTLLREGANREILGIIVSYKVKVKLVVSRGGDVAVELPFTLMHPKPKEEPLHREVPENQTPVDTNLIELDTNDDDIVFEDFARQRLKGMKDDKEEEENGTGSPQLNNR from the exons AGTGTTCAAGAAGGCCAGTCCGAATGGAAAG CTCACCGTCTACCTGGGAAAGCGGGACTTTGTGGACCACATCGACCTCGTGGACCCTGTGG TCTATGTGACGCTGACCTGCGCCTTCCGCTATGGCCGGGAGGACCTGGATGTCCTGGGCCTGACCTTTCGCAAGGACTTGTTTGTGGCCAACGTGCAGTCCTTCCCACCAGCCCCCGAGGACAAGAAGCCCCTGACGCGGCTGCAGGAGCGCCTCATCAAGAAGTTGGGCGAGCACGCCTACCCTTTCACCTTTGAG ATCCCTCCAAACCTTCCATGCTCTGTGACACTGCAGCCGGGGCCCGAAGACACAGGGAAG GCTTGCGGTGTGGACTATGAAGTCAAAGCCTTCTGTGCGGAGAATTTGGAGGAGAAGATCCACAAGCG GAATTCTGTGCGTCTGGTCATCCGGAAGGTTCAATATGCCCCAGAGAGGCCTGGCCCCCAGCCCACAGCCGAGACCACCAGGCAGTTCCTCATGTCGGACAAGCCCTTGCACCTAGAGGCCTCCCTGGATAAGGAG ATCTATTACCATGGAGAACCCATCAGTGTCAACGTCCACGTCACCAACAACACCAACAAGACGGTGAAGAAGATCAAGATCTCAG TGCGCCAGTATGCAGACATCTGCCTTTTCAACACAGCTCAGTACAAGTGCCCTGTTGCCATGGAAGAGGCTGA TGACACTGTGGCACCCAGCTCGACGTTCTGCAAGGTCTACACACTGACCCCCTTCCTAGCCAATAACCGAGAGAAGCGAGGCCTCGCCTTGGACGGGAAGCTCAAGCATGAAGACACGAACTTGGCCTCTAGCACCCT GTTGAGGGAAGGCGCCAACCGTGAGATCCTGGGGATCATTGTTTCCTACAAAGTGAAAGTAAAGCTGGTGGTGTCTCGGGGCGG TGATGTGGCTGTGGAACTGCCTTTCACCCTAATGCACCCCAAGCCCAAAGAGGAACCCCTGCATCGGGAAG TTCCAGAGAACCAGACGCCAGTAGATACCAATCTCATAGAACTTGACACAAA TGATGACGACATTGTATTTGAGGACTTTGCCCGCCAGAGACTGAAAGGCATGAAGGATgacaaggaggaagaggagaatggTACCGGCTCTCCACAGCTCAACAACAGATAG
- the ARRB1 gene encoding beta-arrestin-1 isoform X2 encodes MGDKGTRVFKKASPNGKLTVYLGKRDFVDHIDLVDPVDGVVLVDPEYLKERRVYVTLTCAFRYGREDLDVLGLTFRKDLFVANVQSFPPAPEDKKPLTRLQERLIKKLGEHAYPFTFEIPPNLPCSVTLQPGPEDTGKACGVDYEVKAFCAENLEEKIHKRNSVRLVIRKVQYAPERPGPQPTAETTRQFLMSDKPLHLEASLDKEIYYHGEPISVNVHVTNNTNKTVKKIKISVRQYADICLFNTAQYKCPVAMEEADDTVAPSSTFCKVYTLTPFLANNREKRGLALDGKLKHEDTNLASSTLLREGANREILGIIVSYKVKVKLVVSRGGLLKAHWVWVSFSDVAVELPFTLMHPKPKEEPLHREVPENQTPVDTNLIELDTNDDDIVFEDFARQRLKGMKDDKEEEENGTGSPQLNNR; translated from the exons AGTGTTCAAGAAGGCCAGTCCGAATGGAAAG CTCACCGTCTACCTGGGAAAGCGGGACTTTGTGGACCACATCGACCTCGTGGACCCTGTGG ATGGTGTGGTCCTGGTGGATCCTGAGTATCTCAAAGAGAGGAGAG TCTATGTGACGCTGACCTGCGCCTTCCGCTATGGCCGGGAGGACCTGGATGTCCTGGGCCTGACCTTTCGCAAGGACTTGTTTGTGGCCAACGTGCAGTCCTTCCCACCAGCCCCCGAGGACAAGAAGCCCCTGACGCGGCTGCAGGAGCGCCTCATCAAGAAGTTGGGCGAGCACGCCTACCCTTTCACCTTTGAG ATCCCTCCAAACCTTCCATGCTCTGTGACACTGCAGCCGGGGCCCGAAGACACAGGGAAG GCTTGCGGTGTGGACTATGAAGTCAAAGCCTTCTGTGCGGAGAATTTGGAGGAGAAGATCCACAAGCG GAATTCTGTGCGTCTGGTCATCCGGAAGGTTCAATATGCCCCAGAGAGGCCTGGCCCCCAGCCCACAGCCGAGACCACCAGGCAGTTCCTCATGTCGGACAAGCCCTTGCACCTAGAGGCCTCCCTGGATAAGGAG ATCTATTACCATGGAGAACCCATCAGTGTCAACGTCCACGTCACCAACAACACCAACAAGACGGTGAAGAAGATCAAGATCTCAG TGCGCCAGTATGCAGACATCTGCCTTTTCAACACAGCTCAGTACAAGTGCCCTGTTGCCATGGAAGAGGCTGA TGACACTGTGGCACCCAGCTCGACGTTCTGCAAGGTCTACACACTGACCCCCTTCCTAGCCAATAACCGAGAGAAGCGAGGCCTCGCCTTGGACGGGAAGCTCAAGCATGAAGACACGAACTTGGCCTCTAGCACCCT GTTGAGGGAAGGCGCCAACCGTGAGATCCTGGGGATCATTGTTTCCTACAAAGTGAAAGTAAAGCTGGTGGTGTCTCGGGGCGG TCTGCTCAAGGCTCACTGGGTCTGGGTCTCTTTCAGTGATGTGGCTGTGGAACTGCCTTTCACCCTAATGCACCCCAAGCCCAAAGAGGAACCCCTGCATCGGGAAG TTCCAGAGAACCAGACGCCAGTAGATACCAATCTCATAGAACTTGACACAAA TGATGACGACATTGTATTTGAGGACTTTGCCCGCCAGAGACTGAAAGGCATGAAGGATgacaaggaggaagaggagaatggTACCGGCTCTCCACAGCTCAACAACAGATAG
- the ARRB1 gene encoding beta-arrestin-1 isoform X1, which yields MESSPSTWESGTLWTTSTSWTLWMVWSWWILSISKRGEVGCGPHPQPAPPQCSLLPTVYVTLTCAFRYGREDLDVLGLTFRKDLFVANVQSFPPAPEDKKPLTRLQERLIKKLGEHAYPFTFEIPPNLPCSVTLQPGPEDTGKACGVDYEVKAFCAENLEEKIHKRNSVRLVIRKVQYAPERPGPQPTAETTRQFLMSDKPLHLEASLDKEIYYHGEPISVNVHVTNNTNKTVKKIKISVRQYADICLFNTAQYKCPVAMEEADDTVAPSSTFCKVYTLTPFLANNREKRGLALDGKLKHEDTNLASSTLLREGANREILGIIVSYKVKVKLVVSRGGLLGDLASSDVAVELPFTLMHPKPKEEPLHREVPENQTPVDTNLIELDTNDDDIVFEDFARQRLKGMKDDKEEEENGTGSPQLNNR from the exons ATGGAAAG CTCACCGTCTACCTGGGAAAGCGGGACTTTGTGGACCACATCGACCTCGTGGACCCTGTGG ATGGTGTGGTCCTGGTGGATCCTGAGTATCTCAAAGAGAGGAGAGGTAGGCTGTGGTCCCCATCCCCAGCCT GCCCCTCCTCAGTGCTCCTTGCTCCCCACAGTCTATGTGACGCTGACCTGCGCCTTCCGCTATGGCCGGGAGGACCTGGATGTCCTGGGCCTGACCTTTCGCAAGGACTTGTTTGTGGCCAACGTGCAGTCCTTCCCACCAGCCCCCGAGGACAAGAAGCCCCTGACGCGGCTGCAGGAGCGCCTCATCAAGAAGTTGGGCGAGCACGCCTACCCTTTCACCTTTGAG ATCCCTCCAAACCTTCCATGCTCTGTGACACTGCAGCCGGGGCCCGAAGACACAGGGAAG GCTTGCGGTGTGGACTATGAAGTCAAAGCCTTCTGTGCGGAGAATTTGGAGGAGAAGATCCACAAGCG GAATTCTGTGCGTCTGGTCATCCGGAAGGTTCAATATGCCCCAGAGAGGCCTGGCCCCCAGCCCACAGCCGAGACCACCAGGCAGTTCCTCATGTCGGACAAGCCCTTGCACCTAGAGGCCTCCCTGGATAAGGAG ATCTATTACCATGGAGAACCCATCAGTGTCAACGTCCACGTCACCAACAACACCAACAAGACGGTGAAGAAGATCAAGATCTCAG TGCGCCAGTATGCAGACATCTGCCTTTTCAACACAGCTCAGTACAAGTGCCCTGTTGCCATGGAAGAGGCTGA TGACACTGTGGCACCCAGCTCGACGTTCTGCAAGGTCTACACACTGACCCCCTTCCTAGCCAATAACCGAGAGAAGCGAGGCCTCGCCTTGGACGGGAAGCTCAAGCATGAAGACACGAACTTGGCCTCTAGCACCCT GTTGAGGGAAGGCGCCAACCGTGAGATCCTGGGGATCATTGTTTCCTACAAAGTGAAAGTAAAGCTGGTGGTGTCTCGGGGCGG CCTGTTGGGAGATCTTGCATCCAG TGATGTGGCTGTGGAACTGCCTTTCACCCTAATGCACCCCAAGCCCAAAGAGGAACCCCTGCATCGGGAAG TTCCAGAGAACCAGACGCCAGTAGATACCAATCTCATAGAACTTGACACAAA TGATGACGACATTGTATTTGAGGACTTTGCCCGCCAGAGACTGAAAGGCATGAAGGATgacaaggaggaagaggagaatggTACCGGCTCTCCACAGCTCAACAACAGATAG
- the ARRB1 gene encoding beta-arrestin-1 isoform X4: protein MESSPSTWESGTLWTTSTSWTLWMVWSWWILSISKRGEVGCGPHPQPAPPQCSLLPTVYVTLTCAFRYGREDLDVLGLTFRKDLFVANVQSFPPAPEDKKPLTRLQERLIKKLGEHAYPFTFEIPPNLPCSVTLQPGPEDTGKACGVDYEVKAFCAENLEEKIHKRNSVRLVIRKVQYAPERPGPQPTAETTRQFLMSDKPLHLEASLDKEIYYHGEPISVNVHVTNNTNKTVKKIKISVRQYADICLFNTAQYKCPVAMEEADDTVAPSSTFCKVYTLTPFLANNREKRGLALDGKLKHEDTNLASSTLLREGANREILGIIVSYKVKVKLVVSRGGDVAVELPFTLMHPKPKEEPLHREVPENQTPVDTNLIELDTNDDDIVFEDFARQRLKGMKDDKEEEENGTGSPQLNNR, encoded by the exons ATGGAAAG CTCACCGTCTACCTGGGAAAGCGGGACTTTGTGGACCACATCGACCTCGTGGACCCTGTGG ATGGTGTGGTCCTGGTGGATCCTGAGTATCTCAAAGAGAGGAGAGGTAGGCTGTGGTCCCCATCCCCAGCCT GCCCCTCCTCAGTGCTCCTTGCTCCCCACAGTCTATGTGACGCTGACCTGCGCCTTCCGCTATGGCCGGGAGGACCTGGATGTCCTGGGCCTGACCTTTCGCAAGGACTTGTTTGTGGCCAACGTGCAGTCCTTCCCACCAGCCCCCGAGGACAAGAAGCCCCTGACGCGGCTGCAGGAGCGCCTCATCAAGAAGTTGGGCGAGCACGCCTACCCTTTCACCTTTGAG ATCCCTCCAAACCTTCCATGCTCTGTGACACTGCAGCCGGGGCCCGAAGACACAGGGAAG GCTTGCGGTGTGGACTATGAAGTCAAAGCCTTCTGTGCGGAGAATTTGGAGGAGAAGATCCACAAGCG GAATTCTGTGCGTCTGGTCATCCGGAAGGTTCAATATGCCCCAGAGAGGCCTGGCCCCCAGCCCACAGCCGAGACCACCAGGCAGTTCCTCATGTCGGACAAGCCCTTGCACCTAGAGGCCTCCCTGGATAAGGAG ATCTATTACCATGGAGAACCCATCAGTGTCAACGTCCACGTCACCAACAACACCAACAAGACGGTGAAGAAGATCAAGATCTCAG TGCGCCAGTATGCAGACATCTGCCTTTTCAACACAGCTCAGTACAAGTGCCCTGTTGCCATGGAAGAGGCTGA TGACACTGTGGCACCCAGCTCGACGTTCTGCAAGGTCTACACACTGACCCCCTTCCTAGCCAATAACCGAGAGAAGCGAGGCCTCGCCTTGGACGGGAAGCTCAAGCATGAAGACACGAACTTGGCCTCTAGCACCCT GTTGAGGGAAGGCGCCAACCGTGAGATCCTGGGGATCATTGTTTCCTACAAAGTGAAAGTAAAGCTGGTGGTGTCTCGGGGCGG TGATGTGGCTGTGGAACTGCCTTTCACCCTAATGCACCCCAAGCCCAAAGAGGAACCCCTGCATCGGGAAG TTCCAGAGAACCAGACGCCAGTAGATACCAATCTCATAGAACTTGACACAAA TGATGACGACATTGTATTTGAGGACTTTGCCCGCCAGAGACTGAAAGGCATGAAGGATgacaaggaggaagaggagaatggTACCGGCTCTCCACAGCTCAACAACAGATAG
- the ARRB1 gene encoding beta-arrestin-1 isoform X5: MGVFKKASPNGKLTVYLGKRDFVDHIDLVDPVDGVVLVDPEYLKERRVYVTLTCAFRYGREDLDVLGLTFRKDLFVANVQSFPPAPEDKKPLTRLQERLIKKLGEHAYPFTFEIPPNLPCSVTLQPGPEDTGKACGVDYEVKAFCAENLEEKIHKRNSVRLVIRKVQYAPERPGPQPTAETTRQFLMSDKPLHLEASLDKEIYYHGEPISVNVHVTNNTNKTVKKIKISVRQYADICLFNTAQYKCPVAMEEADDTVAPSSTFCKVYTLTPFLANNREKRGLALDGKLKHEDTNLASSTLLREGANREILGIIVSYKVKVKLVVSRGGLLGDLASSDVAVELPFTLMHPKPKEEPLHREVPENQTPVDTNLIELDTNDDDIVFEDFARQRLKGMKDDKEEEENGTGSPQLNNR, from the exons AGTGTTCAAGAAGGCCAGTCCGAATGGAAAG CTCACCGTCTACCTGGGAAAGCGGGACTTTGTGGACCACATCGACCTCGTGGACCCTGTGG ATGGTGTGGTCCTGGTGGATCCTGAGTATCTCAAAGAGAGGAGAG TCTATGTGACGCTGACCTGCGCCTTCCGCTATGGCCGGGAGGACCTGGATGTCCTGGGCCTGACCTTTCGCAAGGACTTGTTTGTGGCCAACGTGCAGTCCTTCCCACCAGCCCCCGAGGACAAGAAGCCCCTGACGCGGCTGCAGGAGCGCCTCATCAAGAAGTTGGGCGAGCACGCCTACCCTTTCACCTTTGAG ATCCCTCCAAACCTTCCATGCTCTGTGACACTGCAGCCGGGGCCCGAAGACACAGGGAAG GCTTGCGGTGTGGACTATGAAGTCAAAGCCTTCTGTGCGGAGAATTTGGAGGAGAAGATCCACAAGCG GAATTCTGTGCGTCTGGTCATCCGGAAGGTTCAATATGCCCCAGAGAGGCCTGGCCCCCAGCCCACAGCCGAGACCACCAGGCAGTTCCTCATGTCGGACAAGCCCTTGCACCTAGAGGCCTCCCTGGATAAGGAG ATCTATTACCATGGAGAACCCATCAGTGTCAACGTCCACGTCACCAACAACACCAACAAGACGGTGAAGAAGATCAAGATCTCAG TGCGCCAGTATGCAGACATCTGCCTTTTCAACACAGCTCAGTACAAGTGCCCTGTTGCCATGGAAGAGGCTGA TGACACTGTGGCACCCAGCTCGACGTTCTGCAAGGTCTACACACTGACCCCCTTCCTAGCCAATAACCGAGAGAAGCGAGGCCTCGCCTTGGACGGGAAGCTCAAGCATGAAGACACGAACTTGGCCTCTAGCACCCT GTTGAGGGAAGGCGCCAACCGTGAGATCCTGGGGATCATTGTTTCCTACAAAGTGAAAGTAAAGCTGGTGGTGTCTCGGGGCGG CCTGTTGGGAGATCTTGCATCCAG TGATGTGGCTGTGGAACTGCCTTTCACCCTAATGCACCCCAAGCCCAAAGAGGAACCCCTGCATCGGGAAG TTCCAGAGAACCAGACGCCAGTAGATACCAATCTCATAGAACTTGACACAAA TGATGACGACATTGTATTTGAGGACTTTGCCCGCCAGAGACTGAAAGGCATGAAGGATgacaaggaggaagaggagaatggTACCGGCTCTCCACAGCTCAACAACAGATAG
- the ARRB1 gene encoding beta-arrestin-1 isoform X7 produces MGVFKKASPNGKLTVYLGKRDFVDHIDLVDPVDGVVLVDPEYLKERRVYVTLTCAFRYGREDLDVLGLTFRKDLFVANVQSFPPAPEDKKPLTRLQERLIKKLGEHAYPFTFEIPPNLPCSVTLQPGPEDTGKACGVDYEVKAFCAENLEEKIHKRNSVRLVIRKVQYAPERPGPQPTAETTRQFLMSDKPLHLEASLDKEIYYHGEPISVNVHVTNNTNKTVKKIKISVRQYADICLFNTAQYKCPVAMEEADDTVAPSSTFCKVYTLTPFLANNREKRGLALDGKLKHEDTNLASSTLLREGANREILGIIVSYKVKVKLVVSRGGDVAVELPFTLMHPKPKEEPLHREVPENQTPVDTNLIELDTNDDDIVFEDFARQRLKGMKDDKEEEENGTGSPQLNNR; encoded by the exons AGTGTTCAAGAAGGCCAGTCCGAATGGAAAG CTCACCGTCTACCTGGGAAAGCGGGACTTTGTGGACCACATCGACCTCGTGGACCCTGTGG ATGGTGTGGTCCTGGTGGATCCTGAGTATCTCAAAGAGAGGAGAG TCTATGTGACGCTGACCTGCGCCTTCCGCTATGGCCGGGAGGACCTGGATGTCCTGGGCCTGACCTTTCGCAAGGACTTGTTTGTGGCCAACGTGCAGTCCTTCCCACCAGCCCCCGAGGACAAGAAGCCCCTGACGCGGCTGCAGGAGCGCCTCATCAAGAAGTTGGGCGAGCACGCCTACCCTTTCACCTTTGAG ATCCCTCCAAACCTTCCATGCTCTGTGACACTGCAGCCGGGGCCCGAAGACACAGGGAAG GCTTGCGGTGTGGACTATGAAGTCAAAGCCTTCTGTGCGGAGAATTTGGAGGAGAAGATCCACAAGCG GAATTCTGTGCGTCTGGTCATCCGGAAGGTTCAATATGCCCCAGAGAGGCCTGGCCCCCAGCCCACAGCCGAGACCACCAGGCAGTTCCTCATGTCGGACAAGCCCTTGCACCTAGAGGCCTCCCTGGATAAGGAG ATCTATTACCATGGAGAACCCATCAGTGTCAACGTCCACGTCACCAACAACACCAACAAGACGGTGAAGAAGATCAAGATCTCAG TGCGCCAGTATGCAGACATCTGCCTTTTCAACACAGCTCAGTACAAGTGCCCTGTTGCCATGGAAGAGGCTGA TGACACTGTGGCACCCAGCTCGACGTTCTGCAAGGTCTACACACTGACCCCCTTCCTAGCCAATAACCGAGAGAAGCGAGGCCTCGCCTTGGACGGGAAGCTCAAGCATGAAGACACGAACTTGGCCTCTAGCACCCT GTTGAGGGAAGGCGCCAACCGTGAGATCCTGGGGATCATTGTTTCCTACAAAGTGAAAGTAAAGCTGGTGGTGTCTCGGGGCGG TGATGTGGCTGTGGAACTGCCTTTCACCCTAATGCACCCCAAGCCCAAAGAGGAACCCCTGCATCGGGAAG TTCCAGAGAACCAGACGCCAGTAGATACCAATCTCATAGAACTTGACACAAA TGATGACGACATTGTATTTGAGGACTTTGCCCGCCAGAGACTGAAAGGCATGAAGGATgacaaggaggaagaggagaatggTACCGGCTCTCCACAGCTCAACAACAGATAG